From the genome of Nocardia sp. NBC_01503, one region includes:
- the ku gene encoding non-homologous end joining protein Ku, giving the protein MRSIWKGSIAFGLVNVPVKVYTATEDHDIKFHQVHAADGGRIRYERVCTVDGQPVQYADIDKAYESPDGDRVILTDEDFSKLPAAEKHEIPVLQFVPAEQIDPILFDKSYYLEPDSNTPKAYVLLAKTLEQTDRIALVHFTLRQKTRLGALRVRDGVLVLQTMLWPDEVRSVAFDKLDDVSEPRPQELQMAETLVDTLSDDFDPTQYVDEYQIELKKMLDEAIASGSGKVTRAPEAAAPEMDAEVVDLVAALQRSLEASGRGGSKAPAAKKAPAKAAAKATAAAKKPAKKAAKKAPAKQTRKGA; this is encoded by the coding sequence ATGCGGTCCATTTGGAAGGGCTCCATCGCGTTCGGGTTGGTCAATGTCCCCGTGAAGGTTTATACAGCCACGGAAGACCATGACATCAAGTTCCATCAGGTGCACGCTGCCGATGGGGGGCGCATTCGGTACGAACGGGTGTGCACGGTGGACGGGCAACCGGTGCAGTACGCCGATATCGACAAGGCATATGAATCACCGGATGGGGATCGGGTGATTCTCACCGATGAGGACTTCAGCAAACTGCCCGCGGCCGAGAAGCATGAGATACCGGTCCTGCAGTTCGTGCCCGCCGAGCAGATCGATCCGATTCTCTTCGACAAGAGCTACTATCTGGAACCAGATTCCAATACGCCCAAAGCCTATGTGCTGCTGGCCAAGACGCTCGAACAGACGGATCGGATCGCGCTGGTGCACTTCACGCTGCGGCAGAAGACGCGGCTCGGCGCGCTGCGCGTGCGGGACGGGGTGCTCGTCCTGCAGACCATGCTGTGGCCCGATGAAGTGCGGTCGGTGGCCTTCGACAAGCTCGACGATGTCTCCGAACCGCGGCCGCAGGAGTTGCAGATGGCCGAGACGCTGGTGGATACGCTCTCGGACGACTTCGATCCGACGCAGTATGTCGACGAGTATCAGATCGAGTTGAAGAAGATGCTCGACGAGGCCATTGCCAGTGGCAGCGGCAAGGTCACCCGGGCGCCCGAGGCGGCCGCACCGGAGATGGATGCCGAGGTGGTGGACCTGGTCGCGGCCCTGCAGCGCAGTCTGGAGGCATCCGGCCGGGGTGGGTCGAAGGCTCCGGCCGCGAAGAAGGCACCCGCCAAAGCAGCGGCGAAGGCCACCGCGGCAGCGAAGAAGCCCGCCAAGAAGGCCGCGAAGAAGGCTCCGGCCAAGCAAACTCGTAAGGGTGCTTGA
- a CDS encoding PAS and ANTAR domain-containing protein produces the protein MMDEQERRTIEQVIAAGSPQDIGWFRFWFGDNRWEWSPEVAHMHGYEADEVTPTTELLLSHKHPEDRERVEADLVTSVRDHAPFSSRHRIVDTAGKTHHVIVVSDAVTDEKNEVIGTAGYYIDLTDIVAEQRNEVLDELLPEMIEHRAQIEQAKGLLMMTYGINAEQAFRVLVWRSQETNMKLRVLAERIIARLDELPPAAPALRTRFDHLLLTVHQDTPPT, from the coding sequence ATGATGGACGAGCAGGAGAGGCGAACCATCGAACAGGTCATCGCCGCGGGTTCCCCGCAGGATATCGGCTGGTTCCGGTTCTGGTTCGGCGACAACCGCTGGGAGTGGTCGCCGGAGGTTGCCCACATGCACGGGTACGAAGCCGATGAGGTCACCCCGACCACCGAACTACTCCTGTCGCACAAACATCCGGAGGACCGCGAGCGGGTGGAGGCCGATCTGGTCACCTCGGTCCGCGACCACGCGCCGTTCTCCAGTCGCCACCGGATTGTCGACACCGCCGGTAAAACTCACCATGTCATCGTCGTCTCCGATGCCGTCACCGATGAGAAGAACGAAGTCATCGGCACCGCGGGCTATTACATCGACCTCACCGATATCGTCGCCGAACAGCGCAATGAGGTGCTGGACGAACTGCTTCCGGAGATGATCGAGCATCGCGCCCAGATCGAACAGGCCAAGGGACTGCTCATGATGACCTACGGCATCAATGCCGAACAGGCGTTCCGAGTCCTGGTGTGGCGCTCGCAGGAGACGAACATGAAGCTCCGCGTGCTGGCCGAACGGATCATCGCCAGACTCGACGAACTCCCGCCCGCCGCACCCGCGCTGCGCACCAGATTCGATCATCTCCTGCTCACGGTCCACCAGGACACGCCTCCGACCTAG
- a CDS encoding GAF and ANTAR domain-containing protein: MTDQLLTAVGGLPLVSAAGVLLIDPEGELSGSAMPADAARRHALLRLQSTAGPCVDACRAGRSLAIDDISRLRPRHPAFAIRSARLGLHSVRVLPLLWRGEALGALNLFGDRPGAAIADDAGYGGALAALAAGAIWHTRVLADTRLLNGRLQQALDSRVLIEQAKGMLAMRTGLSPDAAFDLIRGHARRTRRRLVDIARAVVDGTDDGSDMLTDSTPN; encoded by the coding sequence GTGACGGATCAATTGTTGACGGCGGTCGGCGGATTGCCCCTGGTGTCGGCGGCGGGGGTTCTGCTCATCGACCCCGAAGGGGAGCTGTCCGGATCCGCGATGCCCGCGGACGCCGCGCGCAGGCACGCCCTGCTCCGGTTGCAATCCACCGCCGGACCCTGCGTGGACGCCTGTCGCGCCGGCCGTTCCCTGGCGATCGACGATATCTCCCGACTGCGCCCGCGTCATCCCGCCTTCGCGATCCGCTCCGCCCGCCTCGGCCTGCACAGCGTGCGGGTTCTCCCACTGCTCTGGCGTGGCGAAGCGCTCGGTGCGCTGAACCTGTTCGGCGACAGACCGGGTGCGGCCATCGCCGACGATGCGGGCTACGGTGGTGCGCTCGCCGCCCTCGCTGCCGGTGCCATCTGGCATACCAGAGTCCTGGCCGATACCCGCCTCCTGAACGGCCGCCTGCAACAGGCGCTGGACAGTCGCGTGCTGATCGAACAGGCCAAGGGCATGCTGGCCATGCGCACCGGCCTGTCCCCGGACGCCGCCTTCGATCTCATCCGCGGCCACGCCCGGCGTACCCGCCGTCGCCTGGTCGATATCGCTCGAGCGGTGGTCGACGGCACCGACGACGGCAGTGACATGCTCACCGACAGCACCCCGAATTGA
- a CDS encoding maleylpyruvate isomerase N-terminal domain-containing protein, translating into MRVGRSESLAALRDERASVLEFCGALSAREWAMPSAASGWSVRDVVVHMTAVTRTAITPAAVRAMTSRQIERMNAEVVAESAAGTPEAALADFATWSGRGITGLSAVTLPGIGAMPLRVGELGWYPMRILPALYVFDCHTHLRHDIAPALGLSAPETDARRMTAILDWLTALLEQSHRTRLRWLEAPVSLTLSGPGGGTWRITPAPRNRLRVNVSAEVGTAAHIRGQALEFPAWATTRRAWRGCDVTIDGDAELGERVLDSINLV; encoded by the coding sequence ATGCGGGTGGGGCGTTCGGAATCCTTGGCGGCACTGCGGGATGAGCGAGCCAGTGTGCTCGAGTTCTGCGGTGCGCTGAGCGCGCGGGAGTGGGCCATGCCCAGTGCCGCGTCCGGGTGGAGTGTGCGAGATGTGGTGGTGCACATGACGGCCGTGACCCGGACCGCGATTACGCCAGCGGCGGTGCGGGCCATGACTTCTCGGCAGATCGAGCGGATGAATGCCGAGGTGGTCGCCGAAAGCGCCGCGGGGACACCGGAAGCGGCGCTGGCGGACTTCGCGACCTGGAGCGGGCGGGGGATCACCGGGTTGAGTGCCGTCACCCTGCCGGGAATCGGTGCGATGCCACTGCGCGTCGGTGAGCTCGGCTGGTATCCGATGCGAATCCTGCCCGCGCTCTACGTCTTCGACTGCCATACCCACCTGCGGCACGACATCGCACCGGCGCTGGGGCTGTCCGCACCGGAGACCGATGCGCGGCGGATGACCGCCATCCTGGACTGGTTGACGGCGCTGCTCGAGCAGTCACATCGGACACGGTTGCGATGGCTGGAGGCACCGGTGTCGCTCACCCTGTCGGGCCCCGGTGGCGGAACCTGGCGGATCACGCCCGCTCCTCGAAATCGGTTGCGGGTCAATGTTTCCGCCGAGGTGGGAACGGCTGCCCATATCCGCGGTCAGGCGTTGGAGTTTCCGGCCTGGGCCACCACTCGCCGCGCCTGGCGCGGCTGCGATGTGACCATCGACGGTGATGCCGAGCTCGGCGAGCGAGTGCTGGATTCGATCAATTTGGTGTGA
- a CDS encoding amino acid permease, producing the protein MSIAELRSQIVRRKPIGEIEDDTPVDERLARHLGLWQLTAIGVGGIIGAGIFSLAGSVANKTAGPAVLISFLIAGVASACAALCYAEFAGMVPKAGSAYTYGYVSLGELGGWFIGWDLLLEYTAVSAVVAIGVSGYFNFLLDQIGLTLPDWMLGASGTGDGHVVDVFAVLFCLGTAYVLTRGIKSVGRFEAFFVAVKVAVVLLIIGLGVFHIDSANYTPYFPYGHAAVWTGAATVFFAVFGYDAMSTAAEESTEAKKHLPRAILYSLAIAMVLYVLATLVLTGMQKYTEINPTSGFSSAFKAVGLPGIANIIAVGAIVGIATVVLAFMLAVTRVWYAMSRDGLLPGWFAKTHPTRKVPTRVTWIVGVGSAVLAGVLPINTVAELTNIGILMAFIVVSIAVMILRYKRPDEPREFRLPLMPVVPVVGIGFSIYLIWSLPWQTWVRFAVWLVVGLVVYFAYSRKHSKLEQTGSVTAA; encoded by the coding sequence ATGTCCATTGCGGAGTTGCGTAGTCAGATCGTGCGGCGCAAACCGATCGGGGAGATCGAGGACGATACGCCGGTCGATGAGCGGCTGGCCCGGCATTTGGGGTTGTGGCAGCTGACCGCCATCGGGGTCGGCGGAATCATCGGTGCGGGGATCTTCTCGCTGGCGGGATCGGTGGCCAATAAGACCGCCGGGCCCGCGGTGCTGATCTCCTTCCTGATCGCCGGTGTGGCGAGTGCGTGTGCGGCGCTGTGTTATGCCGAGTTCGCGGGCATGGTGCCCAAGGCCGGATCGGCGTACACGTACGGATATGTGTCGCTGGGGGAGTTGGGTGGCTGGTTCATCGGCTGGGATCTGCTGCTCGAGTACACGGCGGTCTCGGCGGTGGTGGCCATCGGCGTCTCCGGGTATTTCAACTTTCTGCTCGATCAGATCGGCTTGACCCTGCCGGATTGGATGCTCGGCGCGTCCGGGACCGGGGACGGGCATGTGGTGGATGTGTTCGCGGTGCTGTTCTGCCTGGGTACCGCATACGTGCTGACGCGCGGTATCAAGAGCGTCGGGCGTTTCGAGGCGTTCTTCGTGGCGGTCAAGGTCGCGGTGGTGCTGTTGATCATCGGGCTGGGTGTGTTCCATATCGACAGCGCGAATTACACGCCGTACTTCCCGTACGGTCATGCCGCGGTGTGGACGGGCGCGGCGACGGTGTTCTTCGCGGTCTTCGGCTATGACGCCATGAGCACCGCCGCCGAGGAGTCCACCGAGGCGAAGAAGCATCTGCCCAGGGCGATTCTGTACTCCCTGGCCATCGCCATGGTGCTGTATGTGCTGGCGACCCTGGTGCTCACCGGTATGCAGAAGTACACCGAGATCAATCCGACCAGTGGTTTCTCGAGCGCGTTCAAAGCCGTTGGGCTGCCGGGCATCGCGAATATCATCGCGGTCGGCGCCATTGTCGGTATCGCCACGGTGGTGCTGGCGTTCATGCTCGCGGTGACCCGCGTCTGGTACGCCATGAGCCGCGATGGTCTGCTGCCCGGCTGGTTCGCCAAAACCCATCCCACCCGCAAGGTGCCGACCCGGGTCACCTGGATCGTCGGCGTCGGATCGGCCGTCCTGGCGGGTGTGCTGCCCATCAATACCGTTGCGGAGCTGACGAATATCGGCATTCTGATGGCCTTCATCGTGGTCAGCATCGCGGTGATGATCCTGCGTTACAAGCGCCCCGATGAGCCCCGCGAATTCCGGTTGCCGCTCATGCCGGTGGTTCCGGTCGTCGGTATCGGATTCTCGATCTACCTGATCTGGTCGTTGCCCTGGCAGACCTGGGTGCGCTTCGCGGTCTGGCTGGTCGTCGGTTTGGTCGTGTACTTCGCCTACTCGCGAAAGCACTCCAAACTCGAGCAAACGGGCTCGGTGACGGCAGCGTGA
- a CDS encoding bifunctional metallophosphatase/5'-nucleotidase, protein MTRRTRGVCAVLCSALLFAGCGSTDSPAPTTSAAAPVVSTGELPAARPGEVHLFGINDLHGNLRPPSGSNGQIGGAQAGGAAYLAAHLAKLKAAYPASVVLASGDNVGASPLISALFHDEPTIDFLNSVGVAASAVGNHEFDDGVVELARLQQGGCAIDGCAPGEPFTGAKFPYLAANVTDGNDVLPKGLRPWTMLEVGGHKIGVVGTVTPDTANIVLPEGIRGYSFGNEADAINKYVPEMKAAGAETVVALLHDGGAQRTKGAPVDYNGCADITSPVTDLANHTDEAVKVLLTAHTHQAYNCTINGKVITQAASYGRLITDVTLRFHDGAVDAKAVNRVVTRDITPDPPATQLVNFFADQSKPLAERVIGTATAALPADIAPSGDSPLGDLLADTMLDSTTAAGAVAAVINPGGVRAGLPAGPITYERAYTVQPFGNQVVTVSLTGQQIIDLLEQQWDNVSKQAVLSIAGLTYAYSDAAPKGHKILADTVRIAGQPLNPVASYRISTNNFLSSGGDGFTVFTRATNLQVGPTDLDAFESYLRAHGAVTPAPTRIERR, encoded by the coding sequence ATGACTCGACGCACCCGCGGCGTATGCGCGGTCCTGTGCAGCGCGCTATTGTTCGCCGGATGCGGTAGCACCGACAGCCCCGCGCCCACCACATCCGCTGCGGCACCGGTGGTTTCGACCGGTGAGCTGCCCGCCGCGCGGCCCGGCGAGGTACATCTTTTCGGCATCAACGATCTGCACGGAAATCTGCGACCGCCGTCCGGGAGCAATGGGCAGATCGGCGGGGCGCAGGCGGGCGGGGCGGCCTATCTCGCCGCGCACCTGGCCAAGTTGAAGGCGGCCTATCCGGCCAGTGTCGTCCTGGCCTCGGGTGACAATGTCGGGGCGAGTCCGTTGATCTCGGCGCTGTTCCACGATGAGCCGACCATCGATTTCCTGAACTCGGTGGGGGTGGCGGCGTCTGCGGTCGGCAATCACGAATTCGACGACGGTGTAGTGGAATTGGCGCGGCTGCAGCAGGGCGGCTGCGCGATCGACGGGTGCGCACCGGGCGAACCGTTCACCGGTGCGAAATTTCCCTACCTGGCCGCCAATGTGACCGACGGCAATGATGTGCTGCCGAAGGGACTCCGGCCCTGGACCATGCTCGAGGTCGGCGGGCACAAGATCGGCGTGGTCGGCACCGTCACCCCGGACACCGCGAATATCGTGCTGCCCGAGGGCATTCGGGGATACTCCTTCGGCAATGAGGCCGATGCGATCAACAAGTATGTGCCCGAGATGAAGGCCGCGGGCGCGGAGACCGTGGTCGCGCTGCTGCACGACGGCGGGGCACAGCGGACCAAGGGCGCACCGGTCGACTACAACGGATGCGCCGATATCACCTCCCCCGTCACCGATTTGGCCAACCACACCGATGAAGCGGTCAAGGTGCTGCTCACCGCGCACACCCACCAGGCGTACAACTGCACCATCAATGGCAAGGTCATCACCCAGGCTGCTTCCTATGGCCGCCTGATCACCGACGTCACCCTGCGATTCCACGACGGCGCCGTGGACGCGAAGGCCGTCAACCGCGTGGTAACCCGGGATATCACCCCCGATCCGCCCGCCACCCAACTGGTGAATTTCTTCGCGGACCAATCCAAGCCGCTGGCCGAGCGCGTGATCGGCACCGCCACCGCCGCACTCCCCGCCGATATCGCCCCCTCCGGTGATTCACCGCTCGGAGATCTCTTGGCGGACACCATGCTCGACAGCACCACCGCCGCCGGAGCGGTGGCCGCGGTCATCAATCCCGGCGGTGTACGCGCGGGCCTGCCCGCCGGACCGATCACCTACGAACGGGCGTACACGGTGCAGCCCTTCGGAAATCAGGTGGTCACGGTCAGCTTGACCGGACAGCAGATCATCGACCTGCTCGAACAGCAGTGGGACAATGTCAGCAAACAGGCTGTGCTCTCCATCGCGGGCCTGACCTACGCCTACTCCGATGCCGCGCCCAAGGGGCACAAGATCCTCGCCGATACCGTCCGCATTGCCGGCCAACCACTGAACCCCGTTGCCTCCTATCGGATCTCGACCAATAACTTCCTCTCCTCGGGCGGTGACGGCTTCACCGTCTTCACCCGAGCCACGAATCTCCAGGTCGGGCCGACCGACCTCGACGCGTTCGAGTCGTACCTGCGCGCACACGGCGCGGTGACCCCCGCGCCCACCCGCATCGAGCGCCGCTGA
- a CDS encoding PucR family transcriptional regulator, with amino-acid sequence MRLRSLLALTEAGLELVTGEDELERFVRWVVTTDMLDPARYLSGGELVLTGLQWRREPQDSEVFISALARAKVAAVAAGDAKYGAPPPDLVAACERYRIPLFRVPEDIAFATVTEQVNRNLSTGRAADLAAILDRHRQLVSGGGLNSVLELIHRNLGTPCWVVSSTGRVVAGPQQPLSAQVQAACLSAQRLPSTCSLDGSQFSLFAVDADGTSRVADWFMVFESDYKDWPEEHRAIIGELAAVVALERVRQDDRQNAEGRLAQELIELVVSDAKPAEIVSRLELTGLALSERYLAVAATADSGAVRPRELRSLLREILYGRSPAAGVVDGEAIALVPIDDDGNLEDRIHRAVEALEPGLQGSRLAVGISGGVDGESLRGAVEEARYARRMAAERNQPTSVVRHDELATHMLLLASVPDEVRRMFRVRLLDPLATYDRDNRADLVHTLETFLQVSGSWSKCADLLHVHVNTLRYRVQRIEELTERDLSRLEDRVDFFLALALR; translated from the coding sequence ATGCGGTTGCGTTCTCTGCTCGCCCTGACCGAAGCCGGTCTGGAACTCGTCACCGGGGAGGACGAACTCGAAAGGTTCGTTCGCTGGGTGGTTACTACAGACATGCTCGACCCTGCCAGATATCTCTCCGGCGGGGAACTGGTGCTGACCGGATTGCAATGGCGGCGCGAGCCGCAGGACAGCGAGGTGTTCATCTCGGCGCTCGCGCGCGCCAAGGTCGCGGCGGTGGCCGCGGGTGACGCCAAGTACGGCGCGCCCCCGCCCGATCTGGTGGCGGCGTGCGAGCGGTATCGTATCCCGCTGTTCCGGGTGCCCGAGGATATTGCCTTCGCCACCGTCACCGAGCAGGTCAACCGGAATCTCTCCACCGGGCGGGCGGCGGATCTGGCCGCGATCCTGGACCGGCATCGCCAGCTGGTCTCCGGTGGTGGATTGAATTCGGTGCTCGAGCTCATCCATCGCAATCTCGGCACACCGTGCTGGGTGGTCTCCTCCACCGGCCGGGTTGTCGCCGGACCGCAGCAGCCGCTCTCGGCGCAGGTGCAGGCCGCCTGCCTGTCCGCTCAACGCCTACCGTCCACCTGTTCGCTGGACGGTAGCCAATTCTCACTTTTCGCGGTCGACGCGGATGGCACCTCGCGGGTCGCGGACTGGTTCATGGTCTTCGAGAGCGATTACAAGGACTGGCCCGAGGAGCATCGGGCGATTATCGGCGAACTCGCGGCAGTCGTGGCGCTCGAGCGTGTCCGACAGGACGACCGCCAGAATGCCGAGGGACGGCTGGCCCAGGAGCTCATCGAACTGGTCGTCTCCGATGCCAAACCGGCCGAGATCGTCTCGCGGCTCGAGCTCACCGGGCTGGCGCTTTCCGAACGGTATCTCGCCGTCGCGGCCACCGCCGATTCGGGGGCGGTGCGGCCCCGGGAATTACGGTCGCTGTTGCGCGAAATCCTTTACGGCAGAAGTCCGGCCGCCGGTGTGGTGGACGGTGAGGCCATCGCGCTGGTGCCGATCGACGATGACGGCAACCTCGAGGATCGCATTCATCGGGCGGTGGAGGCGCTCGAACCCGGCTTGCAGGGCAGTAGGCTCGCGGTGGGCATCAGCGGCGGGGTGGATGGCGAAAGTCTGCGTGGCGCAGTCGAAGAGGCGCGCTACGCCCGGCGGATGGCGGCCGAACGCAATCAGCCCACCAGTGTGGTGCGGCATGACGAACTGGCCACGCATATGTTGCTGCTGGCCAGCGTGCCCGATGAGGTGCGGCGGATGTTCCGGGTACGGCTGCTGGATCCGCTCGCCACCTACGACCGGGATAATCGCGCCGATCTGGTGCACACCCTGGAGACCTTTCTCCAGGTCTCCGGCTCCTGGTCCAAATGCGCGGATCTACTGCACGTGCACGTGAATACGCTGCGCTATCGGGTGCAGCGGATCGAGGAGCTCACCGAACGCGATCTGTCCCGGCTGGAGGATCGCGTCGACTTCTTCCTGGCACTGGCACTGCGCTGA
- the uraD gene encoding 2-oxo-4-hydroxy-4-carboxy-5-ureidoimidazoline decarboxylase, with protein sequence MSGRLEWLGSLPLEEAEAQLLTCCASREWARKMVAGRPYIDESSLMQAALWGLDALDWTDIAEALEAHPRIGERAETPRAEGVSGTFAEREARWSRDEQSGATVASDAVKIRLADLNVAYENHFGHVFLIRATGRTAEEMLAELERRLGNSVEAERAVVRAELAAITRLRIRKLLGLI encoded by the coding sequence ATGTCGGGTCGCCTGGAATGGCTCGGGTCGCTGCCCCTGGAAGAGGCCGAGGCCCAGCTGCTCACCTGCTGCGCCTCGCGGGAATGGGCCCGCAAGATGGTGGCCGGTCGGCCGTACATCGACGAGTCCAGCCTCATGCAGGCCGCGCTCTGGGGCCTGGACGCCCTCGACTGGACGGATATAGCCGAGGCACTCGAGGCCCACCCCCGCATCGGTGAGCGCGCGGAAACCCCACGCGCCGAAGGTGTTTCGGGTACGTTCGCCGAACGGGAGGCACGGTGGTCGCGGGACGAACAGTCCGGTGCGACCGTGGCCTCCGATGCGGTCAAGATCAGGCTCGCGGACCTGAACGTGGCCTATGAGAACCACTTCGGTCATGTCTTTCTGATCCGCGCCACCGGCCGTACCGCCGAGGAGATGCTCGCCGAGCTCGAGCGCCGCCTGGGCAATTCGGTGGAGGCCGAACGCGCCGTGGTCCGCGCCGAACTGGCCGCCATCACCCGGCTGCGTATTCGCAAACTGCTGGGGTTGATATGA
- the uraH gene encoding hydroxyisourate hydrolase: protein MSLSTHVLNAATGRPADGVSVRLEAADGTLLAQGTTDADGRIKDLPAPEPGVHRLVFDTGDLSPFYPEVSIAFTVTDPAQHYHVPLLLSPYSFSTYRGS from the coding sequence ATGAGCCTCTCCACCCATGTGCTGAACGCGGCCACCGGTCGCCCCGCGGACGGCGTGTCGGTGCGGCTGGAAGCCGCCGACGGCACCCTGCTCGCTCAGGGCACGACCGATGCGGACGGTCGCATCAAGGATCTGCCCGCTCCCGAACCGGGTGTGCACCGGCTGGTCTTCGACACCGGCGACCTGAGCCCGTTCTATCCGGAGGTGAGCATCGCCTTCACCGTCACCGATCCGGCGCAGCACTATCACGTGCCGCTGCTGCTGAGCCCCTATTCCTTCTCCACATATCGAGGTAGCTGA
- the pucL gene encoding factor-independent urate hydroxylase translates to MSIKLGPNRYGKAETRVVRVNKNGTKHQIRDLNVSVALSGDMEQVHLTGDNAAVLPTDTQKNTVFAFAKQHGIASPEDFGLKLARHFVDSQPTIDHARIELEEYEWERNVVGLNAHPHSFVRSGRETRTALVHYDGDRAWVVSGLKDLTVLNTTKSEFHGFIKDKYTTLRETRDRVLATEVNAQWRHSGENVEWDKNYEVVKRCLLQAFADTHSLSLQQTLYEMGERVLGTCSDIAEVKLTLPNKHHFEVDLSPFGMVNDNEVFWAADRPYGLIEGTVVREVPAAGPAWS, encoded by the coding sequence ATGTCGATCAAGCTCGGTCCCAACCGCTATGGCAAGGCGGAGACCCGCGTGGTGCGGGTGAACAAGAACGGGACCAAACACCAGATCCGCGATCTCAATGTCAGCGTCGCGCTCTCCGGTGATATGGAGCAGGTGCACCTGACCGGCGACAATGCCGCGGTGCTGCCCACCGATACCCAGAAGAACACCGTCTTCGCCTTCGCCAAACAGCACGGGATCGCCTCCCCGGAGGATTTCGGCCTGAAGCTGGCCCGCCACTTCGTGGATTCCCAGCCCACCATCGATCACGCCCGCATCGAACTCGAGGAGTACGAGTGGGAGCGAAATGTGGTGGGGCTGAACGCTCATCCGCACTCGTTCGTACGCTCGGGCCGCGAAACCCGCACCGCCCTGGTGCATTACGACGGTGATCGGGCCTGGGTGGTCTCGGGTCTGAAGGACCTCACCGTCCTGAACACCACCAAGTCCGAATTCCACGGCTTCATCAAGGACAAATACACCACGCTGCGCGAGACCCGCGACCGCGTGCTGGCCACCGAGGTGAACGCGCAGTGGCGGCACTCCGGTGAGAACGTCGAGTGGGACAAGAACTACGAAGTGGTGAAACGTTGTCTGCTGCAAGCCTTCGCGGACACCCACAGCCTCTCGCTGCAACAGACCCTCTACGAGATGGGCGAGCGCGTCCTCGGGACCTGCTCCGATATCGCCGAGGTCAAGCTGACCCTGCCCAATAAGCATCACTTCGAGGTCGACCTGTCGCCGTTCGGCATGGTCAATGACAACGAGGTGTTCTGGGCCGCGGACCGTCCCTACGGGCTCATCGAGGGCACGGTGGTGCGCGAAGTGCCCGCCGCCGGCCCGGCGTGGTCCTGA
- a CDS encoding FAD binding domain-containing protein — protein sequence MDFLRPDSWADALALKARRPEAKPIQGGTDVMVELNFDRHRPDALLDLNPCRELFEYEETADARLRIGSGVPFERIIRRLGDQLPGLAQASRTVGSPQIRNRGTVGGNLGGCSPAGDAHPALLAANATIEVESAERGTRMIPIDDFYVWVKKSSMEPDELIRAIWLKPATGPQYFAKVGTRNAMVIAVCSFGIALHPDTRTVGAGIGSAGPTPLRAHDAQDFLAAQLPWGNPGPLSDALLREFGTLVAAAAKPIDDVRGTADYRKHALSVMARRSLGWAWNDYTAERRAA from the coding sequence ATGGATTTCCTACGACCCGACAGCTGGGCCGACGCACTCGCGTTGAAGGCGCGGCGACCCGAGGCCAAGCCGATTCAGGGCGGCACCGATGTGATGGTCGAGCTGAACTTCGACCGGCACCGCCCGGACGCGCTGCTCGATCTGAACCCCTGCCGCGAACTCTTCGAATACGAGGAGACCGCCGATGCCCGGCTGCGTATCGGCTCGGGTGTGCCGTTCGAGCGGATCATCCGCCGTCTCGGTGACCAATTGCCCGGTCTGGCACAGGCTTCGCGCACCGTCGGCTCCCCGCAGATCCGCAATCGCGGCACCGTGGGCGGCAATCTCGGCGGCTGCTCACCGGCGGGTGACGCGCATCCCGCGCTGCTGGCCGCCAATGCCACCATCGAGGTGGAGTCCGCCGAGCGCGGCACCCGGATGATCCCGATCGACGACTTCTACGTCTGGGTGAAGAAGAGCTCCATGGAGCCGGACGAGCTGATTCGGGCCATCTGGCTGAAGCCCGCCACCGGTCCGCAGTACTTCGCCAAGGTCGGCACCCGCAATGCCATGGTCATCGCGGTCTGCTCCTTCGGCATCGCCCTGCACCCGGATACTCGCACGGTGGGCGCCGGTATCGGCTCGGCCGGTCCGACTCCGCTGCGCGCGCATGACGCCCAGGATTTCCTTGCGGCACAACTGCCTTGGGGGAACCCGGGACCGCTGAGCGATGCTCTGTTGCGCGAATTCGGCACGCTCGTCGCCGCCGCCGCCAAGCCCATCGACGATGTGCGCGGCACCGCCGATTATCGCAAGCACGCCCTGTCGGTGATGGCACGCCGCAGCCTCGGCTGGGCCTGGAACGACTACACAGCTGAGAGGAGGGCCGCCTGA